The window CCAAAATTGTAGCCAGGATGCGGGAGTTTGCTACCAATGTGTTGGAAGCCAAAGACATAGAAATAGATTTTCAGATAGATGATGCAGTTTATGATGTAGCGCTGAATATGGAAGCCAGAAGAGATTTTTACCTGGTATTCAAAGAAGCAATCAATAATGCGGCAAAGTATTCAGGTGCTGCAACTGTTAAGCTAATCCTCAGTGTAGAACAGCGATTGCTGCTGATGCAGGTTTGTGATGATGGTAAGGGCTTTGACCCTGCATTGGCAGATAGTGGGAATGGATTGGGTAATATGCAGAAAAGGGCCGATGCCATGCATGCTGCTTTTAAGATTAAAAGCAAACCCGGAGCAGGCACAACAGTGGAAATGCGCATCCCCACTGCATAATGCACATGTTTATGCGGTTTATGCTGGTGTGCGCATGGTGTAGTTTTGTAAATATTGAAACATTGTCATATGACTAAAGTATTGATCTACGAAGACAATCCACAGCTCAGAGAAGGGCTTACCATGTTGATTGATGGTAGTGATGGGTTTAGTGTAGTAGCTGCTTTTAAGAACTGCAATAATGTGCAGGATGAAGTGGCAGCTTTCAAACCGGATATTGTGCTGATGGATATTGATATGCCCGGCACCAATGGTATTGAGGGCCTGAAGAAAATACGCGAACAACATGCAGATGTTAAAGTACTCATGCTAACCGTCTTTGATGATAACAAAAATGTATTCGAAGCCATTCGTAGCGGTGCAAACGGATATATTCTCAAGAAAACACCGCCGGCAAGACTGCTGGAATATATTGCTGAAGCGGCCAGCGGTGGCGCACCCATGACGGCAAGTATTGCTACGCAGGTGCTGAAGATGTTTTCTAGTTTACATAATGAGAAAGGAGAAGATTATAATCTCTCAGAAAGAGAAAAACAGGTATTACAGTTTCTGGTGAATGGATACAGTTATAAAATGATTGCAGCAGAAATGTTTATTGCTATTGATACGGTTCGTTCACATATCAAGAAGATATATGAAAAGCTTCACGTGAATAGTAAAAGCGAAGCAGTAGCCAAAGCTTTCAAGGATAAAATTGTATAGCAATTATGCAAATCAGCCGCGTTCTCAGCCAGAAGTTCCGCTTTTACACTTTTGTATGTATTGTATTACTGCTATTTGTGCATGGGTATAATCTGCAGGAGACCTACCTTACACCTTTTTCTACGGTTAAGGAGCCGCTGACTTTTACTGCTTTTTTTGAATACCTGGTCTCTAATGGTTTGCTGCGCTTTAGAATTCCACTCCTCTTCATGATCTCAGGCTATATCTATGCTTTGCAGGATAACAAACCTTATTGGGAGAGAACTAGGAAGCGAGTGATGACACTTCTTGTGCCCTATCTGCTGTGGAGTGCTTTAGGTTTGTTGTTGACATTTGTACTGCAGCGAAGCACATATACCTATCAATTTGTACTGGCGGCTCAGCTTGATCAAATGAATGATAATAGACTGTATGAGCAAATTGGCTGGTGGGGCGTTATGGAGAGATGGCTCTTAGCACCTATTTCATTTCAGCTCTGGTTTATTATCGCCTTATTCATGTATAACCTCATGTATCCATTGATCAGATGGATGGTAGTAAGGTATCCATGGATTTGGATTGGCATTACTGCTTTTTTGTGGTTGAGTTATTTCAATTTTATTTTTATTGGTGGACAGGGGCTTTTCTTTTTCTCGCTGGGTGTTTATCTCCAAAAAGCAAACTTCAATATTGAACGCAAGCCCAGGTGGCTGAGTTTATACATCTGTTTTCTAGTATATGTAGCTAGTTCTGTAATTAAAAGCTTTATGGCTTTTGAACTGGATCCTGAATCAATGAACACATTTATTGCTTTGCATATGCTGCATAGTATTACCATTGTTTCAGGTATTGTTGCTATTTGGTATGGAGCAGATGTGGTGGTGAAGTGGTGTATACAGCAGCAATGGTTTATCTGGTTGTCAGGATTTGCTTTCTTTATTTATGGTTTTCATGCACCCATGATTTCATTTCTCACCCGTTGGCTGTTTTCTATATTGGATGGATTTACCTATTACAGATTACTGACTTATTTTCTGACGCCGCTTCTTGTATTAGCAATCTGTATCGGTGTTGGGCTCTTGCTTAAAAAAATCTCGCCTTCCATATTCCGTTTGCTAACAGGTGGCAGAGGACTTTGATTTTTCACATATTTATGCGATTGTGCAGGGCTATTCTAGTGGATAGATTTGTTGTGCAATTAGATTCATATAGCAGTTTGGTTAAGGTAAGAGAGGGGTTCCTGTAAGGACCTCTCTTTTTTAATGCTTTCACATATTTATGTGATTGACTGAACTGCTGTAAATAGTGAGCTTTGGTACTGCAATCATGACTACTTACCTGAAAATAGCGATTTTGATCAGCATGCTGGTACTACAGGTTCCCGCTGAACCATACCATACACCCGTGATGCCCGTTACAGATTTGGCTACCGTTCAGGAAATGCTATCAGCTTGTAGCAAGGAATCACTCAGCCCTGATGTCTTTAGTACTGCCTTGGCCGAATACTGATCAGTAGCGATAACAAACCGCATTGATGTTCATGCCGGCACCTACAGAGGCAAACATTACCACATCACCTGCGTTTAACTTGTGTTCATCCAGGATACCTCTTTTTACCAGATCAAATAAAGTAGGTACGGTAGCCACAGAACTATTGCCCAGCTTATGAATGCTCATCGGCATAATATCTGCCGGAATCTCTTTCATGCCATATAAACGGTAGAGGGCTTTGATAAAACCTTCATCCATTTTCTCATTGGCCTGGTGCAGGAAGAATTTCTTTACTTGACCAACTTCCACACCTGCTTTTTCAATACAGGCTTTCATGGCTGCAGGTACATGCTTCATAGCGTATTCATACACTTTTCTGCCCTTCATTTTAATATAACGAACACGAGGGTCAGAATCCGGGAAATTGGATTTACCCATGTACAAATAGAAGGCTTCATCAATACAATGACTCATCACACTGGAAGCCAGAATACCGGGCCCATCTTCTTCAACTTCCTTGTACTCCAGAATGGTTGCACCTGCTCCATCAGAAAAAATCATACTGTCACGATCATAAATATCAATCACACGGCTGAGTGTTTCTGTGCC is drawn from Chitinophagales bacterium and contains these coding sequences:
- a CDS encoding response regulator transcription factor translates to MTKVLIYEDNPQLREGLTMLIDGSDGFSVVAAFKNCNNVQDEVAAFKPDIVLMDIDMPGTNGIEGLKKIREQHADVKVLMLTVFDDNKNVFEAIRSGANGYILKKTPPARLLEYIAEAASGGAPMTASIATQVLKMFSSLHNEKGEDYNLSEREKQVLQFLVNGYSYKMIAAEMFIAIDTVRSHIKKIYEKLHVNSKSEAVAKAFKDKIV
- a CDS encoding acyltransferase family protein — translated: MQISRVLSQKFRFYTFVCIVLLLFVHGYNLQETYLTPFSTVKEPLTFTAFFEYLVSNGLLRFRIPLLFMISGYIYALQDNKPYWERTRKRVMTLLVPYLLWSALGLLLTFVLQRSTYTYQFVLAAQLDQMNDNRLYEQIGWWGVMERWLLAPISFQLWFIIALFMYNLMYPLIRWMVVRYPWIWIGITAFLWLSYFNFIFIGGQGLFFFSLGVYLQKANFNIERKPRWLSLYICFLVYVASSVIKSFMAFELDPESMNTFIALHMLHSITIVSGIVAIWYGADVVVKWCIQQQWFIWLSGFAFFIYGFHAPMISFLTRWLFSILDGFTYYRLLTYFLTPLLVLAICIGVGLLLKKISPSIFRLLTGGRGL
- a CDS encoding ketoacyl-ACP synthase III encodes the protein MLRTVITGSGAYIPPHIKTNRDFTVHDFYDEAHERIHAAPTDIVEKFRDITGIEERRYAGNEFNASDMATIAAKHAIEDAGIDPETIDQIIVAHNFGNVVKHTIQTDVLPALASRVKHELNIQNPACVAYDILFGCPGWIQGVIQADAFFKAGMAKRALVIGTETLSRVIDIYDRDSMIFSDGAGATILEYKEVEEDGPGILASSVMSHCIDEAFYLYMGKSNFPDSDPRVRYIKMKGRKVYEYAMKHVPAAMKACIEKAGVEVGQVKKFFLHQANEKMDEGFIKALYRLYGMKEIPADIMPMSIHKLGNSSVATVPTLFDLVKRGILDEHKLNAGDVVMFASVGAGMNINAVCYRY